The genomic segment GAGAAATTAATATAATCTCCAaatcttctataaaaaattcaaagaataattattttatttagtaaatCCCTagaacaaattatttttgaaaatactcAAATATATAGGAAACTTTATTACCCTTCTCATGTCGATTTTTCTCACCTTCTACTCTCCACGAATCCTTCAccaaaatgttaattttaatctttctaCGCTCTCACAAACATACAGTACTTTGAGGAAGTCCTGCTAGCTAGGCACATTGTTTCCAACTAAACTAGTACCCATGTCTATTTTCTAATCCAGACAATTGAATCCACTTGTCCTCCTGCTAGATTAAACTAGAAAGCCTAGAACATGCCTATAAAGTCTTGAACAAACTCAACCATGTTGAACTCCGAAACAATACGAGAAAATGAAAATGGCCTACAAATATTTCTTGTCTCCAATCATTCTCCTACTGCTGCCCACCTTATTTCAGTTAGCAAGAGCAGTTGCACCTATAGCAAAGCGTGGTTGTCAAGATCACTGTGGAAACATCAGCATTCCGTGCCCTTTTGGAACGACAAAAGATTGCTACCTGGAAGAATCGTTTGAGATTGTTTGCGACGAAGCAGCCAGCCCTCCTAGGGTTTTCATAAGAAAAACCAATATGGAGGTTCTGAATATTGGAGATGGTGCTGCCGTTGTCAAAGGTCCAATTATGTCTTCCAATTGTTCTGGTAGGCAATCCGGTCCACCTGTGAACTTGGAGGGAagtcctttctttttctccttctgTAATCTATTCATTGCAGTCGGCTGCAACATCCGTGCTCTATTGACAGAGATTGGGCCCCAAGTCAGTGGATGTGACTCAACATGCGTTCCCTACAATAATCAAACAACCATTATTTATGGGCAAGAAATGAATAGTCTCTGTTCTGGTAAGCGCTGCTGCGTAGCAAGAGCTCCTTATTTAATCCAAGTCTAGAAACTAAAAATGAGAGTCAAGACAGCAGTGGATGCAAGCTTACTTTCCTAGCAGACCAAGAATGGGTTGCGTTCTCCGATATAAACAATCCGCAAGTGTTTCATGATCGGGAATATGCTCCGGTGGTGCTGGCTTGGGTGATGGATTACAAGCTTTGGAAATATGACCCAAGACCATGAGTTGCAAATATTCCCTTCTTGAGCACTCTTTGACTTTAGCCTACGAATGTTCTTGCGGGAAAGGTTATGAGGGCAACCCATATACCTTGGGTGCGTAGGTAAATTTACTGTTTAAGAAAAGACTTTATGTTGCTGTTTGGCTGTACAGCAGCTTCGCTTTTAGTTCTTGAAATAATACTTCGATACAACGATACCGTTTGTTTACATGGCATGCCGCGTTTCAAACCACAGTTCAAATGAAAAGCAGCCAAAAcgttgcttttgattttgaaccACCATTAGTTTCCTCttctgaataataataataataataatttctgcAAAGATTGTTCTGgtttatcaggaaaaaaaagtaCATGAGCATCTCTTCTATATTTATCGATCGTCTTCCTGAGTTATAATTTCCTTGCTGTATGTTAAGACTGTTGAGATTTGTTGCGCCTGCTTATTAGATCAATTTCATATCACCTCTACTGCTGGTGATAATCGATGCAGTATGAACATCTACGTTAGAACaattaattatacatttttCTGACTGTAGGTATATCTAAGCAAAGTTATTGTAGCTCAAGTCCCTAGCTAGTTGCTAGGACGACTGCTGTTATAGGCTTTCTCATTACACTTTCTGACAAATCAATGCGAGATCTGGCTTTAAGGCAAACTTGaattaaagcaaaacaaatcagAATATATAGCTAATCAAGGGGGAAAAATATAAGCATAAAATCGAGGAACTTGGATTAAAAAGTTTAAgcgaaaaaaagagagatgacACTGAAAATATTTGATAGACCTGAAAGTACAACTCCATTGATATTCCTTCAAACTAGAGTGCCTATGAATGTATCAGGTGCGTAAGTGAACCCTGACCAGCCTTCACACAGTCCAAACATCATTCCCTCATAGCCATTCAATTTCTCGAGATCAATTTTAGCACACGACTCCTTGAATCTCACGAATGTTTGAAGAGTTAACAAGCTATCAGATCCTGCCTGGTGCCTTCTTCCCGTTATTCGTTCAACACCAAGTAACATAGCCACCCTCTCGAATCCACCGTGCAAGCCACTAATGCATCCCATCATGAATTTTGTATCATAAACTCGAACCCCAAAGAAAAACCTCATCATCCCCAAAAAAGACCGCATATCACTTGGCAACTCTCGTTTAGTTAAAATCTTGATCAAGAATCCAAAATCATAAGCACCATGAAAAGTAATCCAAGTTATTGAAGAATTATTGGAAACAAGTCCAGAACTCAAAATCAGCCTTCCAAAATCCGAGGAATCAATACCCTTCTCTCTGTTCTTCTTCAAATCAATACCTTGGCGTTCAAGTAACCCAATAGACTCTTCACTGTGATGATCGTGCTTGATATTGAAATCCCGGAAATTAAACAGCCACGCATATTGGAATTCTGTTCCGAAACTTGGAAGATTTCCATGAGAATCAGAAAGAGTTATCCcaagttgaattattttcaaGAGATCAACATTCCACTTCATGAGACAGTAGTTTCCATAGGGAGTGGCATGAGACAGCGAACTCTTGTCACGATTTAATTGAAAGATAGTACCAGGGAATTCTGTGTCCAAAGCAACCAAGGGGAAGCGAGAGATCGCTTCCTTGATTAGAAAAAACTCATATACGAGGTTGATCAGAAGGGGTGGTCCAAAGTTGATGAGGAGTGTATGGAATCCTTGTTTCTTCTGGTTTTCcatctcaaaattaaaaagaaaaagaaaaaaagagatcatTCCTAGGTTTCCTGCCGTGAGAAGGATTGTCCTAATGGAATGTGTCACagggttaaatttttcgcaacgaaatacaacccaatgcggcagcctagtcccgactagactcagccttgcctcaccccttttcgctcgtgtttcctacgactatgtgtttcgctcacccaaagaggttctcacaGTAGCTTCGTCGtaaacaaggaaaccaacacaagcaagcacaacaagattacatgaatccctctcaacctttatttatctcatcaacaaaggaatacacaacAAGAGTGTGTGTGTTGTGCACAAAATCGCATGCTACACAGCAGAGGCTTGGCAGCCTATATATAGACAGAAATGTGAGCTGCTATGCTCACCCATGATCCCTATTTTCAGGGCATAGTGGAGCACTATCTCCCCCATGATCCCTATTTTCAGGGCCTAGTGGAGCACCAGCTCCCCCATTAACTTAGTGGCTCACCCCACATCCTTATTTTCAGGGCATGGTGGAGCACTTTCTCCCCCATGTTTTCGGCCACTTCCCCCCATGTTCTGTCTGCCCACAAggcagtcccaactgcctgttctgctgcgtcaccttctgacttagaaggtccagtatctaagcccccacGTCCATGCtaagtcgtagctcaaagactcgcatagatcattgcacgaTGCCTGCTGAATTCATTTCTGcttatgcaaggctgccgctgtccatcgctgccgaattctaggcagtgcgCTTTCATTGGCGCGCCCCCGCTCCTAGAGCCCTAACAAACCACCCCCACTAAAAGAGTTTGACGCCCTCGTCAGAATAGACGTGAGGTAGTCTtgtatttggtcctcaaattgcCATAAATCTGTATCTTTTTCCCACGAAAcctcctcatttttcttccattttatcaagaattctGTCCGCCGATTCTTTCGATGTTGGCCGAGTCTACGATGATCCATAATCTTGACAATACCATcgtcaaattgtttatgaatcGTAGGAGGAGCTCGTTGCGACTTACTTCTTTTTGGATCCTCGTGATCTTCATAAAAAGGCCGCAAGTAACTtacgtgaaaagtaggatgaagCTTCAGCCGTTCGGGCAGCTTCAATCTGTATGCGACAGCCCCTACCTTTTCAATGATCTCAAAAGGCCCGTCATACCTTGGCACCAACCCTCGGTGCTTCGTCGTCCCCacaattttcttccaaatttgcgGAGTTAACTTGAGCAACACCTTGTCACCCACACTGAATTCCAGCAATCTTCGCTTTTGATTGGCATATTTGAGCATCCTTTTCCTTGCCTTACCCAAGCTATCTTGGGCCTGCTCAAACAGTTCTTGTCGTTCCATTGCAAACCTGTACGTCGCTGGACTCTTCCCACCCGATATCTGCACTGCAATCTCCGCAGGAGTTTGGGGTTGGGCTCCCAAAACCAGCTCAAACGGACTTGCTTCTGTTGCCGaggatttttgaagattatagcaAAACTGCGCACTATCCAGCAACTCCAGCCAGTTTCGCTGCATCGCTGTCACGTAGTGTCTCAAATATTCCTCCAACAAAGCATTTATCCTTTCCGTCTGCCCATCAGTTTGCGGGTGATTGGCAGTTGAAAACTTCAGCCTTGTTCCCATCATGTTGAACAATGCTGTCCAGAATCTGCCCGTGAATCGCACATCACGATCACTTACAATGTCAGAAGGTACTCCAAAGTACTTCACCACGTTACGGTAGAATAATTCAGCGGCCACTTCAGCTGTACACACTGTTGGGGCAGCGACAAACACCGCATACTTAGTGAATCTGTCCACAACAACCATGATTGTGTTCATGCCATCCACCTTTGGAAAACCAACAATGAAATCCATTGAGACCGACACCCAAGGTCtttctggaatcggcagcggctGTAACAAGTCTGCCTCACGCTACCGTAAAGTCTTGTCTTGTTGGCACACTAGACAAGTCCTGACATAAAGTTCTACGTCTTCCTCCATCTTCGACCAATAATAAGTCTGTGATAGGAGAGCAACCATCCTTTCTCTACCTGGATGTCCAGCCCACTGCGGATCATGAGTCTCCATCAATAAGTGTTTCCGCAGCTCTCCCTTTGGCACGAAGATTCAACCCCCCTTTGCATAGAGTAGGTCTTGTTCCAACCAATACCTCCGTATTGTCCCTTCTTGTACAAGCTCAACCAATTTCTTGTACGCTGCATCCTCCCCCGCAACTTGACGAAGTCGGCACAACATGTCCGACTCCACCTGAACAATAGCAAGAACAGTAGCGATTACTTCGTGTCTGCTAAGTGCATCTGCAACCTGATTGTGGCTTCCCGGTTTGTGCTTCCATACAAAATCATATTCGGCCAAGAATTCCTACCATTGAGCTTGTCGCTGCGACAATTTCTTCTGCGTCCAGAAGAATGTGTTGGCAACATTGTCAGTCTTGACAAAAAATTCCAGCCCCAACAGATATACTCTCTATATGCCAAGGCAGTGCACTACTGTCGTCATTTCTTTCTCATGCGTCGAGTAATTCTGTTCCGCGTCATTTAGCTTCCGACTCTCGAAAGCAACCGGATGTCCCTCTTGCACAAGCACTCCACCAATAGCCCTATCTGAAGCATCCGTATGCACTTCAAATGGCTTCTCAAAATCAGGCAGCCCCAAGACTGGAGCTGACGCTACCGCTATCTTCAGCTTCTCAAAAGCTTGCTGGCAGTCAATCGTCCATTCCCATCTCCGATTCTTTTTGAGAAGATCCGAGAGAGGAGTTGTCTTCTTgctataaccctcaatgaatCGTTTGTAGTAGTTTGCAAGCCCCAAAAATGACCTCAATTCCGGGACTGATTTTGGTGCTGACCATTCAACGATGGCTTGAATCTTCCGTGGATCCATCTTCACCTGTCCTTCTCCAATCAAGTGGCCTAAGAACATAATTTCAGTTTTTGCAAACtcacacttttctctctttacatacAATTCATATTCTCTCAATCTACTTAGGACTTTAGAGAGATGAGTTACATGATCTTCAATGCCTCTACTATAGATTACAATGTTATCTAAGTAGACTACAACAAAATTGTCTAAGAAATCATATAACACGTCATTCATTAGATTACAAAATGTTGCTGGAGCATTTGTTAGGCCAAATGGCATAACTAGAAACTCATAGGAACCATACTTTGTCACACAAGTAGTTTTATGCTCATCACCATCAGCAACCCGCACTTGTCAATACCCCGATCGCAAGTCCAATTTTGTAAAGATTGAGGCTCCACACAATCTGTCCATCAAATCCTGAATTAAAGGAacaagatatttgtttttgattgttacCTTGTTGAGTGCTCGGTAGTCCACACACATGCGAAGGCTCCCATCTGCcttcttttgaaacaaaacTGGAGCACCATACGGAGCCTTGGAAGGCCAGACAAACCCTGAGTCAATCAGCTCTTCCAATTGTTTCCTCAATTCTGCCAATTCCCTTGGTGACATTTGGTAAGGGGCTTGAGATGGTGGCTTTGCCCCTGGCACCAGCTCAATTCGATGGTCAATGGCCCTCCTAGGCGGGAGTTTCTTCAGTAGCTGAGGCGGCATCACATCTTTAAATTGTTGCAGCATGCTAGCAATTTCTTTCGGCACCTCACCACAATGGTCTGCCTTCTCATCAACTATTGTTGCCAGAAACACTTCCCCTCCTTTCTGCAATGCTTTAGCAATTGCCGAGACCAAGCTCTTCCCTTTTTTCACCACATTCGCAGCTGCGACGTTACAACATGGGACGAAACATGGGCATCCCTCACTTGcaatcatcattccattgagATAAGGCATCAAGACAACCTTGGCTTTTCATAAGAAATCAAGGCCAAGAATAATATCGTAATCGTCAAGATTTACGACCAGCACATCATGCTTACCTCTCCATTGATCCAGCGTTATCGGCACATCGTAAGACATCCCAGCAATCCTCTGTGCCTTCGAGTTTACTGCCTTCATGGATATGTGGTTGTCACTCAGCCGCAGGCCAAGTTCTTTCACCAGCCGATCTGCCACAAACGTGTGGGTTGTGCCTGAATCCAGCATAACATTCATGTCTTTGCCATTTATCCCAATCTTCACATACATTAGATTGTCCGTAGCCCCTGACTTCCCTTTCCACAGTGCATCAATCCTCGCCAAGTCTTTATCGACAAGGCGGGTTTTGGCAGCCCCATCCCCTGATTTAGCTACCAGGCAGTTTATCACACGTATAGGATTGACGTGCGTAACTACCCCTTCCCCCTCATCGCTATCCCCAGCCTGAATAGCATTCAACTTCTCCCTCTTTGGACATTCCCTCGCAAAGTGAGGACCATCACAAATGAAGCAAGTAAAGTTTGGTTTAGTACTCTTACCTTGTGCACCCATAAACTTGGCCTTGCCCTTCTCCACGGCAGTAGCCCTCGATGCACCGCCACTGAACTTCTTCCTCGTTCTTTCCTCCTTGTTTCTTACTTTAGACTTGAAGGAGGAGGATGTATAGCCCTCTCTAGTAATTGATTTGAAATCAATCAAGCTGTCAGCAGCAGCAATAGCGGAGGACAGATCCTTCACATTCTGTCGCCTTAGTTCCGCTTGTGCCCAAGTTTGCAATCCGGACATGAAGTTGAATAGCCTATCCTCCTAAGACATATTCTCGATGTCGAGAATCAAAGAATTGAAAGACTTAACATAATCACGAACGGACCTGTCATGTTTGAGTCTTTTAAGTTCCTCCCGTGCAATCCACGACGTGTTGTTCGGAAGGAACTGCTCTTTCAGCTCCTACTTGAGACAATCCCACGTCTCAATCTTTGGACGTCCAACGCTTAAGTCCTCTTTGGTTCTCGTTCGCCACCAAAActtcgcatcacccgtgagataCATCACGTTAAGATCCACTTGTTCAGCCGCGCCAATTTTCGCAACACTAAAGTATTGCTCCATATCCCACAAGAAATTCTCCAGCTCTTTAGAACTTCTTGCTCCACCAAAACACTTTGGTTCAGGCACTTTCGGTTTCGAATTACTTACCCCAATAGGAGCGTTTGTCACTGCCCTCTTTAGAATGGCAATCGTTTCTTCGACAGCAGCCAATCGCTCACTCGATTCTGCCGCAAGAGAAATATACAGGCTCTCAGCCCTTTCAACGCTTTCCATAGCTTCCTTCAAGTGATCCATAATAgaacattcttcttcttcttcatccgaCCCTATCAAAGTCTCAAGACGCATCAACCGTTCCCGAATAGCTTCCATGACTTCTGTTGCACGTTGTTAGAATCAaccgtgctctgataccaattgtcacggggttaaatttttcgcaatgaaattcaacccaatgcggcagtctagtccctactagactcagccttgcctcaccccttttcgctcgtgtttcctacgactatgtgtttcgctcacccaaagaggttctcacaGTAGCTTCGTCGtaaacaaggaaaccaacacaagcaagcacaacaagattacataaatccctctcaacctttatttatctcatcaacaaaggaatacacaacAAGAGTGTGTGTGCTGTGCACAAAATCGCATGCT from the Populus nigra chromosome 1, ddPopNigr1.1, whole genome shotgun sequence genome contains:
- the LOC133682498 gene encoding probable CCR4-associated factor 1 homolog 11 codes for the protein MENQKKQGFHTLLINFGPPLLINLVYEFFLIKEAISRFPLVALDTEFPGTIFQLNRDKSSLSHATPYGNYCLMKWNVDLLKIIQLGITLSDSHGNLPSFGTEFQYAWLFNFRDFNIKHDHHSEESIGLLERQGIDLKKNREKGIDSSDFGRLILSSGLVSNNSSITWITFHGAYDFGFLIKILTKRELPSDMRSFLGMMRFFFGVRVYDTKFMMGCISGLHGGFERVAMLLGVERITGRRHQAGSDSLLTLQTFVRFKESCAKIDLEKLNGYEGMMFGLCEGWSGFTYAPDTFIGTLV